A genomic window from Pseudocitrobacter corydidari includes:
- a CDS encoding IS481 family transposase, with amino-acid sequence MPWDARDTMSLRSEFVLFASQDGANIRSLCRHYGISPATGYKWLRRWAEEGASGLLDRPRVPHHSPNRSPDDITDLLRIAHARHERWGARKIKRWLEDQGHRMPASSTVHNLMARHGLLPGTAPGITATGRFEHDAPNRLWQMDFKGHFPFGGGRCHPLTLLDDHSRFSLCLAPCTDERRETVQQQLVSVFERYGLPDRMTMDNGSPWGDTTGTWTALELWLMRQGIRVGHSRPYHPQTQGKLERFHRSLKAEVLQGKWFTDSGELQRAFDHWRTVYNLERPHEALGMAVPASRYQPSARQYSDSITPPEYDEGVMVRKVDISGKLSIKGISLKAGNAFRGERVGLKETQEDGCYEVWWYSTKVGEIDLKKRSISMGKGC; translated from the coding sequence ATGCCCTGGGATGCGAGAGATACCATGTCATTACGTTCCGAGTTTGTTCTGTTCGCCTCACAAGACGGGGCGAACATCCGTTCCCTCTGCCGTCACTACGGCATTTCTCCCGCCACCGGTTACAAGTGGCTTCGTCGCTGGGCTGAGGAAGGCGCATCCGGTCTTCTGGACCGTCCCCGCGTACCTCATCACTCTCCCAACCGTTCTCCGGATGATATCACTGACCTGCTGCGCATCGCCCATGCCCGTCATGAGCGCTGGGGCGCCCGCAAGATAAAGCGCTGGCTCGAAGACCAGGGGCACCGTATGCCCGCCTCCAGCACCGTCCATAACCTGATGGCCCGTCACGGTCTGCTACCGGGCACGGCTCCGGGCATTACGGCCACAGGGCGCTTCGAACATGACGCGCCGAACCGACTCTGGCAGATGGATTTTAAGGGCCACTTCCCCTTCGGCGGGGGCCGCTGCCATCCGCTCACCCTGCTGGACGACCACTCTCGTTTCTCCCTGTGTCTGGCACCCTGCACCGATGAACGCCGTGAGACCGTGCAGCAGCAGCTGGTCAGCGTGTTTGAACGCTACGGGCTGCCAGACCGGATGACGATGGACAACGGCTCACCGTGGGGCGACACCACCGGCACCTGGACGGCACTTGAGTTGTGGCTGATGCGCCAGGGTATCCGGGTGGGGCATTCCCGGCCATATCATCCGCAGACACAGGGCAAGCTGGAACGTTTTCACCGCAGCCTGAAGGCGGAAGTACTGCAGGGTAAGTGGTTCACAGACAGCGGAGAGCTGCAGCGAGCTTTCGACCACTGGCGTACGGTGTATAACCTTGAACGGCCCCATGAAGCACTGGGTATGGCCGTTCCGGCCTCGCGGTATCAGCCGTCTGCAAGGCAGTACAGCGACAGCATTACGCCACCGGAATATGATGAAGGGGTGATGGTGAGGAAGGTCGATATCAGCGGGAAGCTGAGCATAAAAGGTATCAGTCTGAAGGCAGGCAATGCGTTCAGGGGAGAGCGGGTCGGGCTGAAGGAGACGCAGGAGGATGGCTGCTATGAAGTGTGGTGGTACAGTACAAAAGTGGGGGAGATCGACCTGAAGAAAAGGTCGATCTCCATGGGTAAAGGATGTTAA
- the cbpM gene encoding chaperone modulator CbpM, protein MTTVTVTLTVTEFCLRTGVSSEELDEIVGLGMIEPRVSQTQEWLFDDHAAVVVHRAVRLRHELEIDWPGIAVALTLLDENARLARENALLRQRLERW, encoded by the coding sequence ATGACTACCGTTACCGTAACCTTAACCGTCACTGAGTTTTGTCTGCGCACGGGCGTGTCGTCCGAGGAGCTGGATGAAATTGTCGGTCTGGGAATGATTGAACCGCGCGTCTCGCAAACGCAGGAGTGGCTGTTTGATGACCATGCGGCGGTAGTTGTGCATCGCGCCGTGCGCCTGCGTCATGAGCTGGAAATCGACTGGCCGGGGATCGCCGTGGCGTTGACGCTGCTGGATGAGAATGCGCGACTGGCGCGGGAGAATGCACTGCTGAGGCAAAGGCTGGAGCGGTGGTAG